The following coding sequences are from one Gossypium hirsutum isolate 1008001.06 chromosome A12, Gossypium_hirsutum_v2.1, whole genome shotgun sequence window:
- the LOC107927114 gene encoding zinc finger CCCH domain-containing protein 14 codes for MEKITSLSSDQDTIFPATATSCATIYDQNYVSPSPFQTNHQQCHQDIAADFSSMYNFIFPPHSLPLSPSSCSSSSSNDPHLNLNLTSDATATTHRLNQARVVLEYDQLCDHYNICFARLQALNRDIETLRRENSDLLVANNELMKLLNLSSMAVMNNRNLQRKELPKSVSVRSSNYLKLNHQQGPRNQQQVVNPLLGVQVSSDWRREKAIELDVYNQGMAKTELCDTWEEIGSCPYGEHCQFAHGITELRPVIRHPRYKTQACRMVLAGQICPYGHRCHFRHSLTE; via the exons ATGGAGAAAATAACATCTTTATCTTCTGATCAAGACACCATTTTCCCCGCCACAGCCACCTCATGTGCCACCATCTACGACCAAAACTATGTATCACCATCGCCATTTCAAACCAACCACCAACAGTGCCATCAAGATATAGCAGCCGACTTCTCTTCAATGTACAACTTCATATTCCCACCTCATTCCCTTCCCCTCTCGccttcctcttgctcttcctcttcATCCAATGACCCCCACCTTAATCTCAACCTCACATCCGACGCCACAGCCACCACACACCGCCTCAACCAGGCTCGTGTTGTCCTCGAGTACGACCAACTTTGCGACCACTATAACATTTGCTTTGCTCGTCTCCAAGCTCTCAATAGAGACATTGAGACGCTACGTAGAGAAAATAGCGATCTTCTCGTGGCCAACAATGAGTTGATGAAGCTCTTGAATCTCTCGTCCATGGCTGTCATGAATAACCGAAACCTGCAACGCAAAGAACTGCCGAAGAGCGTTTCGGTGAGGTCAAGTAATTATCTTAAGCTCAACCACCAACAAGGTCCGAGAAACCAGCAGCAAGTCGTTAATCCGTTG CTTGGGGTGCAAGTGTCATCTGACTGGAGGAGAGAAAAGGCGATTGAATTGGATGTATACAATCAAGGAATGGCTAAGACAGAACTGTGTGATACATGGGAAGAGATAGGGTCATGTCCTTACGGTGAGCATTGCCAATTTGCCCATGGCATCACTGAGTTACGCCCTGTTATTAGGCATCCAAGGTACAAGACCCAGGCTTGTCGAATGGTCCTCGCTGGTCAGATCTGTCCCTACGGTCACAGGTGCCACTTCCGTCACTCTCTTACCGAATAA